The Muribaculum intestinale genome includes the window CTGGTCGGCCAGACGGAGGTTGATAGCGCGAGAGCCTGTGCCCTTGTCGGCATATCCGGTGACAACAACCTTTGCTGCAGGATTGGCCTTGAGGTATTCGATTACCTCTTTCACCTTGTACTGCTGGTCGTTGGCAATGGTAGAACGGTTGATTGCGAAGAGCACGTCGCGGCGCAGGGGCTCAGCCTTGGCCTGCTCCTGTGCGGGAGCTGCCACGGGTACTTCCACTACCTTTTCTACAATCTTCTCTATAATCTGGGGCTCGCAGGGAACCACAGGAGCGGCCACCATCTTGGTCGACTTCTTGGAGTTGCCGCCGAAGGTGTACTTCACGCCGGCGAGGAAGTTGAAATACCAGTCGGCGTTGTGGGCGAGCTTGGAGTTATAGTCGTCGTTGAGGAAGTTGGCCTGAGCCTCGAAGCCGAACTGTACGTTCTTGGCCACGTTGAAGTCGAGGTTGATGCCCATACGGCCTGCCATGCGTACCTTGGTGCCGTCCCAGATGTTGCGGAGAACGTTCTCGCCGCCGATAGTGGGCTTGAGCATATCGTTGATCTTCACAGCCTCGCCGTTGTCCCAGGCGATATTGGCGCCTACACCGGCGAATACGCCGAAGCTCACGAGACGGTCGGGGTTAAAGCCGCCGATGAGGTTGGTGATGTCGAATGTCACGTCGAGCATCGGGGCGATGTAGTTCCACTTCCAGTAGTAGTGCTCGTCGAGGCTGAGGGCCGCTTTAGAGCGCCAGGAATTGGCTGCAAGACGCAGACCTACCACCTGATTGAAGTTGTAGCCCACGGCAATTTGTGCGTTGGGAGCCATCAACTTGCCAAACGAGGTCTCGCCGAGAGTTTCCTGGAAGCCGAACTGTCCCTGTACGTACCAGTTGGGACGATATACGGTCTCCGACTCCTCGACCATTACCGTTTCCTGGGCTGACATGCCCATGGCTACTGCGGCAAGGGTAGCTGTGAGAAATATCTTCTTGAATTTCATATTTAAGCCTTGATTTGCCTGATTTTACAGCCTCTGCCGGGGGATTGTCCCCCGGCAGCATGGCGTGTATAGGTCAGGAGTTGGTGTTAGTTGTTAACTTGGAAATAGTACTTGTTGGTAGAGGTGAATCCGCGGTAGTCGAGAGCGGAGTAAGCCACCTCGTAGATGAAGCCCGGAGTGAGGTCGCCGGTAGCCACGCGGAGGTTGCGGCCGTCGATTACTTCATTGAAGAGTGTACCCTTGTTGGCCTTGTCGAGAGCAGCCTTGGCAGCGGCGTCGCCATCCTGGGCGCTCTTGCCGGTAGCTACGTTGACGGCGTTGCAGATACCTACGAATTTCTTGAAGGCGGGAGATACGATTTCGAGGTTGTAGGTAGTGGGGTAGAACATGATAGCACCTGTGCCCTTGAACTTGCTGGGAGCGGTCTCGTTGGTAGAGAGGAGGCTTATACCACCCTGGCTGTTGCCGTAGAGCATGGTCACCTGCATGTAGTGGCTGGGGTTCTCCAGAAGGGCGTTGATGCGGTTGGCGATAGAGTTGTACTTGTTGATGAGGCTGTTCACCTTGTCGAAGTACTTGCCTGTCTCGCCCTCGATGTTGTTCTTGATCTGGTTCATGAGATCCTTCATGGTTTGGTTGATCTGGTCCTCAACATTGGTGAGCATACCGTTGATTTCGTCCTGAAGTTCCTTCATGATTCTCTCAAACTCTTTGGTAATATTTGCGCTTGAGTTTGACATGGCCGTATTGAAGTCTTCCTTCATCTTCTCGACAAAGTCATCAAGTAATACGTCACCGGTCAGTGTGATTTCGTTACCGTTACTGTCTTTACCGGTTACTGTCACCTCAAGTTTAGTATCGATATTGTCAAAATTGACGCCGGAGAGTGTAAAGTTGAATTCTTTATCCTCGAGATTGATAGGATCAATTTTAATCTTCTCGATTTCGGGGATGAGCTTGTCCCAGTCGATGCTGATTTCGTCGAGGATGGGGAGCTTACGGTTGAACTTCTTGCCTTCGAGCGACTTGTAAGAAAGGGGCTTGAAGGTAGTGGCTGCGATGTCGAGGCCCGAGCGTACGATGCCGGTTTCGGTAGCGTCAACCCAAGTAGAGGTAACGTCGTTCCACTTCGAGGTGTTGTACTGCCATTCAGCCCTCACTGCCATACGGGGAAGGATGCCGTTGAGCTGGTCGTATACAGCCTTCATGAGGCTTACGAGCGAGTTCTTGTCTCGGTTGTTGTAGAAGTCCTTGGCGGCTGATTTCAGGCCTTCCTCGATAGTGATGCGGCAGCCTTCGATATCAGCGGGGAGGAGGGTAGCCTCAGCCTCGTAGAGAGAGACGTCCTGAGTAGCACGACCGTGGTTGTAGCCGAATGTGAGCACCTTGTCGCTCTTCACGGGAGTGGCGAGGGTCATGCCTGTCTGCTGGTTCTGGCTGTTGACGAGGGTGAAGGTCTTTCCTGTCATGTCGGCGTTGCCGGGGTTGACGGTCATATAGAGAGTACCGGCGTTGCCCACATAGTTGTTTTCGTCGCCCTGAAGCACAACTCCGCTATACTGCTTGGGAGTAACGCCGAGCATCTGCATATCCTTAGTGGTGAGTATCTGCTCGCCGTCAAACTCATACATAGAGCCGTCGTAGGGGAACTGTACAGAACCCATGTCGCCGCAGTAAGTCATAAGCACGTTGGATGCCACGCCCACGGGAGCTGCGAATGTGCCGAATACGGGGTTCCATGTGCCTTCAGCCACGATGCTTGTAATCATGGCGTCGAGACGCTCGCCCACGAGGTTGTATTTTTCCTGAAGAGCCTTGATGGCCGTCTCGTTGGCTGCAACCTTACCGGCGATATCGGAGCGCCACTGAATCCAGTCGGCGAGGAGTTCGTTGAGATTCGCGAAGTCAGCTTTCATGTCGAGGGGACCTGCCACTTCGTTGTAGATTTTAACGAATTCGGCGAGGTCATCCTTCAGCGAATTCTTGAATGCCTCAAAGTCGGCCTGGGTGAGATATGTCTGGGCGGCATCATCTTTAGTCAGGAGAGTACTGGGGTCGAGGTTACCGTAATCCTGAAGGAGTTTATCAAGAGCCTGCTTGTTAAGGTCTACCCAATGTGCGGCAGTGAGTGCGTCGGCGATATCCTGGGGTGTCTGAGCCCATTCGGGATATGTGATTGAGCCGTCTTCGTTCACAGTGCAACCGAGCGACTCGAGAGCGGCTTTAAGCTGCGCCTTGATTGTGGAGTCATCGTATGATGTGCCGCCCTGGCCGAGACCTGCAGCTACGAGAGCCTGATATGTCTGCGAGGTTCTATCGGCAATAAGAGTGGCGATAGTCTGGTCGAGATTGGCTTCTTTAAGATATCCGTTGAGGTCGTCGGCAGTCAGATAACCTTGTTGACCTACCCAGGTTTTGATTTTGTTTTCCAAATCAGCAAGGTCGCATCCGCACTGTTCGATGTTAGCAATCTGCTGCTCAAGAGTCGTAACTCGCTGTTCGAGAGCTTCAAACTCAGTCTTTGTAACGTAGCCGTTGGCAATCTCTGTTCTGAGGTCGTTGATTGCTTTGTTCAGCTCTTGCTGCAACTGCTGTTTTGCAGCTTCGAGATCGCCCTGGAGCTGCTGGATAAGCTGCATCAGTCTAAAGTCTTCACGCTGCAATACGGCATACTGGTCATCGTCAGTGTCCTTGCAGGATGTGAAAGAGCCCATGGCGCCAGCCAAAGAGGCGCAGATGAGCATTCCGCTAATGATTTTCTTCATCTTGAAAGTGAATATTGATTTTGGTAAAATTTGGTCTGATATGTTAAATAAGTGAAGTGTATGTTTGCTGATTAGTATGTCAAGTGTTTCAAAATTTTGATAAGATTTATGTATGCATCCATTCATACGCAAGCCCTGCGCCCAGCTGCTTTGTGCTGGATATAAGCCCTCTGTCGACTGTAGACGCAAGCAATGAGCCGCATGATTTTAGCATGCTGTGATGAAAACTATTCGGCAAAATTAGGCAAAATTTGTTTAATGAACAAATATTTTGTTGAATAATACTCAGTGTACATAACACACCCGCTAATCAAATGTTCACTAAAAGTTTGATAAATAAATAAAATTTAGGTGAACCATATCGGCGATTTATATGTAACTTTGTATGGAATTACAATTTAGAGATTGTCTAATAATAAATGTTGCTGCCAGGATATATGAGACAAAAGGTAACTTTATACCTACTACAATCTCTTGCCTGCTTGTAATGCAAATACAAAAAGATATATCAAAGATATGAAACAAATTACCTCCCTTCGGCCATTCGCCGGCATATTTCCGCCCGCTCTTCGGTCGTTATGTAACCCCATAACTCCCTCATCACAAGCGAAAACCTGCCCTACGACTGACCGACCTGACGGTAATATTTATTATTAAACAAGCTCTTAGGGTTTCTTAGACATGGGCGACGAAAACAACAATAGCAAGATATCCTCACAGAGCGTGGCGAAGGGTGGCGACACACCGCTCACACTCGGCACCAAATCGATCAGCCAGCTGCTGGTACAGTACTCCGTGCCGGCAATCATAGCGAGCGTAGCGGTGTCGCTCTACAATATCATTGACAGCATATTCATCGGGCAGGGTGTAGGGCCCATGGCCATAGCCGGCCTGGCAATCACCTTCCCCCTTATGAACCTCGTGGTGGCCTTCTGTACGCTGATAGCGGTCGGGGGCGCTACCATCAGCTCGATATTCATCGGGCAGAAAAACGAGAGCCGCGCCACCGACTGTGTCAACAACGTGATGGTGCTCTGTCTGATACACTCCGTACTGTTCGGAGGTGTCACCCTGCTGTTTCTCGATCCTATACTGCTCTTTTTCGGCGCTACCCCCGAGACTATCGACTATGCGCGCGAGTTTATGCGCATCATCCTTTACGGCACCCCTGTCAGCTATGTGTTTATCGGGCTCAACAACCTGATGCGCGCCACCGGGTATCCCAAGAAGGCCATGGTGTCGGCCCTGCTGTCGGTGGCCGTCAATCTGGTGCTTGCCCCTACATTTATATTTGTGTTTGACTGGGGCATATCAGGAGCCGCCTGGGCCACGGTGTGCGGCCAGACAGCCTCGTTCATATGGGTGCTGTGCCACTTCATGTCGAAGAAAAGTTTCATCCATTTCCGTCGCGACAACCGGTGGTTCAACCCCTCGATCATACGCCGCATCTACTCGATAGGGCTGTCGCCCTTTCTGATGAGCGTATGCGCCTGCATAGTGGTGGTGTTTATCAACCGCGCCCTCCTCGACTACGGCGGCGGCAACTCCAACCTCGCCGTCGGCGCCTACGGTATCATCAACCGCACCACGATGTTTTTCGTGATGATAGTGTTCGGTGTGACCCAGGGTATGCAGCCCATACTCGGCTTCAACTACGGCGCCCACAAGTGGGACCGTGTGAAGCGCACATTATATATAGGTATATGGATTGGAGTCGGCATTACATTCGTGGGCTTCGCCGTGTGTGAGTCGTTTCCCGACGCCATCAGCCGGTTGTTCACCACCGACGAGACCCTCACCACGATAGCCCGCGAGGGATTCAGGGTATACTTCATATTCTACCCTGTGGTGGGCGCCCAGATAGTGATACAGAATTTCTTCCAGTCGATAGGCAAGCCCAAGATATCCATCTTCCTGTCGCTCACGCGCCAGCTGCTGTTTCTGATACCCTTCCTGATAGTACTGCCGCGCTATTATGGAGTCAAGGGTGTGTGGGCCTCGATGTGCGGCTCCGACTTGATAGCGTTTATCTTCGCGCTCGTCACCGTTATAGTGATGGTAAAGCGTCTTAACGTCAGATTCAAGGGTCTGAAGCCAATCGAACAATAACGAATTATAAGCTATGTACCTGGATATTGATATGCGTGTCGCGCCCGCTGTAGCCGGACAGCCCAACACGCTGCTGAAGGCCGAGGCGGCCAGGGAGGCCGGAGTGGACGCCGACAGGGTGAAGGCCTTGAAAATAGTGAGGCGCAGCATCGACGCCCGCCAGCGCAAGGTGGTGGTCAATGTGCGCGTGCGCCTCTATCTCGACACTCTCCCAGACTCTACCGCCATAGCCGAGCCGATAGTCTACCGTCCGGTAGGCCCTGACGCCCGGGAGGCCATAGTGGTGGGCGCCGGTCCGGCCGGTCTGTTTGCCGCTCTTCGTCTCATTGAGCTTGGCATAAGGCCTGTGGTGCTCGAACGCGGAAAGGATGTGGATGCACGGCGCCGCGATATGGCCCGCATAGCCCGCGAGGGGGTTGTCGACCCCGACTCCAACTATTGCTTCGGCGAGGGAGGAGCGGGCGCTTACTCCGACGGCAAACTGTACACCCGCAGCAAAAAGCGCGGCAGTGTCGACAAGATACTCACCGTGCTGTGGCAACATGGAGCGAGCGAGGATATACTCGTCGACGCCCATCCGCATATCGGCACCGACCGCCTCCCTGAGGTGATAAAGGCGATGCGCCACACCATAGAGAGATGTGGCGGACGGGTGCTTTTCGGCACACGCGTGGAACGTCTGCTGACTGATGGCGACACTGTGACCGGCGTAGCCACCGCCACGGGCGACATATACCGCGGTGCGGTAATCCTCGCCACGGGGCATTCGGCCCGCGATGTCTATGAGTCGCTTGCCGCCGCGGGCGTCGAGCTTGAGGCCAAGGGGCTCGCCATCGGTGTGC containing:
- a CDS encoding OmpA family protein; this encodes MKFKKIFLTATLAAVAMGMSAQETVMVEESETVYRPNWYVQGQFGFQETLGETSFGKLMAPNAQIAVGYNFNQVVGLRLAANSWRSKAALSLDEHYYWKWNYIAPMLDVTFDITNLIGGFNPDRLVSFGVFAGVGANIAWDNGEAVKINDMLKPTIGGENVLRNIWDGTKVRMAGRMGINLDFNVAKNVQFGFEAQANFLNDDYNSKLAHNADWYFNFLAGVKYTFGGNSKKSTKMVAAPVVPCEPQIIEKIVEKVVEVPVAAPAQEQAKAEPLRRDVLFAINRSTIANDQQYKVKEVIEYLKANPAAKVVVTGYADKGTGSRAINLRLADQRSKVVAKAIIAGGIAADRVVTKSMGDDMYQPYIDPIQNRVAICVAE
- a CDS encoding MATE family efflux transporter, giving the protein MGDENNNSKISSQSVAKGGDTPLTLGTKSISQLLVQYSVPAIIASVAVSLYNIIDSIFIGQGVGPMAIAGLAITFPLMNLVVAFCTLIAVGGATISSIFIGQKNESRATDCVNNVMVLCLIHSVLFGGVTLLFLDPILLFFGATPETIDYAREFMRIILYGTPVSYVFIGLNNLMRATGYPKKAMVSALLSVAVNLVLAPTFIFVFDWGISGAAWATVCGQTASFIWVLCHFMSKKSFIHFRRDNRWFNPSIIRRIYSIGLSPFLMSVCACIVVVFINRALLDYGGGNSNLAVGAYGIINRTTMFFVMIVFGVTQGMQPILGFNYGAHKWDRVKRTLYIGIWIGVGITFVGFAVCESFPDAISRLFTTDETLTTIAREGFRVYFIFYPVVGAQIVIQNFFQSIGKPKISIFLSLTRQLLFLIPFLIVLPRYYGVKGVWASMCGSDLIAFIFALVTVIVMVKRLNVRFKGLKPIEQ
- a CDS encoding NAD(P)/FAD-dependent oxidoreductase — translated: MYLDIDMRVAPAVAGQPNTLLKAEAAREAGVDADRVKALKIVRRSIDARQRKVVVNVRVRLYLDTLPDSTAIAEPIVYRPVGPDAREAIVVGAGPAGLFAALRLIELGIRPVVLERGKDVDARRRDMARIAREGVVDPDSNYCFGEGGAGAYSDGKLYTRSKKRGSVDKILTVLWQHGASEDILVDAHPHIGTDRLPEVIKAMRHTIERCGGRVLFGTRVERLLTDGDTVTGVATATGDIYRGAVILATGHSARDVYESLAAAGVELEAKGLAIGVRLEHPQQFVDRLQYHSPQGRGRWLPAAEYSMLTRVDGRAVYSFCMCPGGFIIPAASEPGQLVVNGMSPSSRGTRWANSGMVVEILPEDVAEEEGAPSSLKMMRYQQRIEKVFFEEDGGSQNAPAQRMADFVAGRLSADLPPTSYAPGIHAARIDRLLPKEIAGRLRKGFAEFGRKQPGFLTNEAVLIGCETRTSSPVRVPRDPQSLGHVRLRGLYPCGEGAGYAGGIVSAAIDGDRCADSLAGDIEPTHS